Proteins found in one Quercus robur chromosome 2, dhQueRobu3.1, whole genome shotgun sequence genomic segment:
- the LOC126699443 gene encoding uncharacterized protein LOC126699443 encodes MVDGEQNAQPRTLKDYVRPIVNDNYSGVRCQTINANNFELKSALINMVQQAQFSGSPLDDPNIHLEMFLEICEIVMMNGVTEETIRLRLFPFSLRDKARGWLQSLQPGSITSWQDMAEKFLAKFFPPAKTAQLRSEIGQFKQNDFESLYEAWERYKDLIQRCPQHGLPDWLQIQMFYNGLNGQTRTIVDAAFGGTLMSKTTEGATSLLEEMASNNYQWPTERTMAKKVAGIHELDPFATLSAQVASLSHQVSTLTTQRIPQSAEYVAASSMTVPMNEASQEQNVLQPPPGFDSQPSEKKMSLEDAMISFVEETKARFKNSDSRLDYIETHCSNMGATMKNLEVQIGQLATTINA; translated from the exons ATGGTTGACGGAGAACAGAATGCACAGCCACGCACCTTGAAGGATTATGTACGGCCAATTGTGAATGACAACTATTCAGGTGTAAGATGCCAGACCATTAATGCCAACAATTTTGAGCTCAAATCGGCGTTGATCAACATGGTACAACAAGCCCAATTTAGCGGATCGCCACTTGATGATCCCAATATTCATTTGGAGATGTTTTTGGAAATTTGCGAAATTGTAATGATGAATGGTGTTACTGAAGAGACCATTAGACTAagattgtttcctttttctttgaggGACAAGGCTAGAGGTTGGCTACAATCTCTACAACCGGGAAGCATCACTAGTTGGCAGGACATGGCAGAAAAGTTTCTTGCTAAATTCTTTCCACCTGCAAAAACAGCCCAACTCAGGAGTGAGATTGGTCAATTCAAGCAAAATGATTTTGAGTCACTCTATGAAGCATGGGAAAGGTATAAAGATTTGATTCAGCGTTGCCCTCAACATGGATTGCCGGATTGGTTGCAAATTCAGATGTTCTATAATGGGTTAAATGGGCAAACTCGAACCATAGTTGATGCTGCTTTTGGTGGAACTTTGATGTCAAAGACAACTGAGGGTGCTACTTCTCTTTTGGAAGAAATGGCCTCAAACAACTATCAATGGCCAACTGAAAGAACTATGGCTAAGAAGGTTGCTGGGATTCATGAATTGGATCCCTTTGCTACCCTCTCAGCTCAAGTTGCTTCTCTATCTCATCAGGTTTCAACCTTGACAACCCAAAGAATACCACAAAGTGCAGAATATGTTGCAGCTTCAAGTATGACAGTTCCGATGAATGAAGCAAGTCAAGAACAG AATGTGCTGCAACCTCCTCCAGGGTTTGATAGTCAACCAAGCGAGAAGAAGATGTCACTTGAGGATGCCATGATTTCCTTTGTTGAGGAGACCAAAGCAAGGTTTAAAAATTCTGATTCACGGTTGGATTACATTGAGACTCATTGTAGCAATATGGGAGCCACTATGAAGAATCTTGAAGTGCAAATTGGGCAACTAGCCACAACCATCAATGCCTAA
- the LOC126699453 gene encoding uncharacterized protein LOC126699453: MPNYAKFLKDIISKKRRLEEFETVKFSEECSAILQKKLPPKLKDSGSFTLPCTIGDSFFDKVLCDLGASINLTPLSVYRKLGLGEMKQTTISLQLADRSIKYPRGIIEDVLVKVDKFIFPADFVVLDMEEDQEVPLILGRPFLATGRALIDVQKGELTLRVNKEEVMFNIYQAMRFLEDPSTCFRVDVIEQCVVEAFQEDVPADHLERCIITSSHAHDFNNSAVCESDLPFVSEEFLHYVFALEVLQQVTSLSNEVERLEPMVAKTNFVISTEKV, from the coding sequence ATGCCAAATTATGCCAAATTCTTGAAGGACATCATTTCCAAGAAGAGGAGGTTGGAGGAATTCGAAACAGTGAAGTTTTCTGAAGAATGTAGTGCCattcttcaaaagaaattaCCTCCAAAATTAAAAGATTCGGGGAGTTTCACTTTGCCTTGCACTATTGGAGATtcattttttgataaagttttatgTGATCTTGGTGCTAGCATTAATCTTACGCCACTTTCTGTTTACAGGAAATTGGGACTTGGAGAGATGAAACAAACAACCATTTCTTTGCAACTAGCAGACCGATCCATCAAATATCCACGTGGAATCATAGAAGATGTATTGGTAAAGgtggataaatttatttttcctgcTGATTTTGTGGTATTAGATATGGAGGAAGACCAAGAAGTCCCACTAATTCTTGGCCGACCATTCTTGGCTACGGGAAGGGCTTTGATTGATGTTCAAAAGGGTGAGTTAACATTGAGAGTGAACAAGGAAGAGGTTATGTTCAACATCTATCAAGCCATGAGATTTCTAGAAGATCCAAGCACTTGTTTTCGGGTAGATGTCATTGAGCAATGTGTAGTAGAAGCCTTTCAAGAAGATGTGCCAGCAGATCACCTAGAACGATGTATCATCACTTCATCTCATGCTCATGACTTTAATAACTCTGCTGTTTGTGAATCTGATTTACCTTTTGTTAGTGAAGAATTTCTCCACTATGTATTTGCCTTGGAAGTATTGCAACAGGTTACATCACTTAGCAATGAAGTGGAGAGGCTAGAGCCAATGGTagcaaaaacaaattttgtaatttctacAGAAAAAGTGTAG